The window AAGGGTGTTTTAAGGTTATAATTACTTGGCGTGCTCCGTCTACTAATAAGTGCGGAGACGTACTTACGAGTCAAGGAGGATTTTCCTGCGAAATGTTTATTCCTATAACGAAACAAGTTAAGAATGACAGCGCGGCGCCTTGGATGCGTCGTCTGTTTACCACTTTAGTAACAGCATTACTGGCAGCGATCTGCTCAAGCGCGTTCGCGAGCGAGGCCGTTAGTTTGCCTCCGTTTGAAAGCTACGAGGGGGCGATGCGAATCGTCTACCTTGTCCTCGTCTTCGGCTTCATTTCCGTCGGCTTTGGGCTTTATTGGTTGATAAAAATCAACAAGCAGAGTCCAGGCACTGCGAAAATGCAAGAAGTTGGCAAGGCGATTCAAGATGGAGCGTTTGCCTATCTGAAGCAGCAAGTTACAACGATGGCGCCGCTCGTTATTCTCATCGCGATCGGTCTTTTCTTCCTCTTCAGAGGACAAACTGATGCCGGTTACGATCAAGCCTTAGCGGCTGGTGTAGCGGTTGCTTTCCTTTTAGGTGTTGCTGCCTCATACCTCGCCGGATATGTCGGTATGTCGATGGCTGTCAAAGCCAACCAGCGAACGGCTAACAAAGCGAGAACGACCTTCAAGGGCGCTCTTGAAACAGCCTTCCAAGCCGGCGCAGTCTCCGGTATGATGACCGTTGGTTTAGGGCTTATCGGCGCTTGTGTGATTTTTATCGTCTACAAGCATCAAGCGATGTTGGTCTTGATCGGTTTCGGTTTCGGCGGATCTCTTGCAGCGTTGTTCATGCGTGTTGGTGGAGGCATTTTCACCAAGGCTGCTGACGTCGGCGCTGACCTGGTGGGCAAAGTCGAAGCCGGCATTCCTGAAGACGACCCGCGCAACCCCGCTACTATCGCAGACAACGTCGGCGATAATGTTGGTGACTGCGCAGGTATGGCCGCAGACGTTTTTGAAAGCTACGAAGTCACTTTGGTTGCGGCGATCATTCTTGGCGCCGCAGTTGTTCCCGTCGCTATATGGGGCGGAAATCCGGATTTGATGAAGATGGCGCTTATGCTTACGCTCTATCCGCTCATCATCCGTGCGGCCGGTGTTGTGGCTTCCGTTATCGGTGTCTTTAGCGTTCGAGGCAAGGATGACGTGAACCTCGACCCAATGAAGCCCATTAACCATGGCTTTACAGTCTCATCTCTAGTTTCACTCGTCGGTTTCGCTATCTGCTCGTATGTGATGTTCAAAGATGGCTTTACCGTCGGCGATACTACTTATGAGTGGTGGCGTTTCTTCCTGTGCACGGCAACAGGAATCGGTTTGGCTTTGGTTATTGGTCGCATGACCGAGTACTTCACATCAACTCATAAGAAGCCTGTCCAAGAGATTACTTTGGCTTCTAAAACCGGTCCCGCAACGATGATCATCTCCGGCTTCGCAAGTGGTCTCGAAAGCTCTGTTTGGAGCGTCCTTGCGATATCCGTATCGTTGGCAGCCTCACTCATCATCTTCTCCGGCAACGCAATGCTGGCAGCTTATGGTGTGGCGCTTTCCGGTCTTGGCCTTCTGGCGACTACCGGTTACATCCTGGCGATGGATACCTTCGGCCCCATCACCGACAACGCGAACGGCATCTTCGAGATGTCCGGTGTGTTGGAAGAAGACAAGAAGAATCCCGACTTCAAGGGCGGCGCTCTTCCGGGCGACAAAATCGTTCACCGACTTGACGCTGTTGGCAATACCACCAAGGCTTTGACCAAGGGGTTTGCTATCGCGACTGCGGTAATTGCTGCCGTCTCGCTATTCCGTTCATTTATGGCGGATGCAGACTTGCTGAGCTTCGGTATTAGACTGGATATCCCTGCGGTATTCATCGGTCTGTTAATTGGCGGTGCAGCCCCGTTCCTATTCTCTGCATTTGCCATTAATGCCGTTGGACGTACTGCCGGTCAGTTGATTGCCGAGGTGCGAAGACAGTTCCATTCAGATCCCGGCATCATGGCGGGAACTAGCAAACCTGACTATGCTCGCTGCGTGAAAATCGTCACCGCTGGAGCACAGAAAGAGCTACTTGGTCCTGGCATCCTGGCAATTTCGCTGCCTGTCTTGGTCGGTTTTGGTCTTGGGTTCTTCACCACTGACGTAACAAATTCAGAAGGTGTTGCCATGACCGCCGCTCAAGTCGGCGCTGCAGGTCTTGGAGGATATTTGGCCGGCGCAATTATCTCCGGACAGCTTATGGCCGTACTGCTCTCGAACTCAGGCGGCGCTTGGGACAATGCAAAGAAGCTAATCGAGGACGGATGGTTTGGCGGTAAGGGTACCGAGAACCATAAAGCTGGCGTTATCTGCGATACCGTTGGCGACCCGTTTAAGGACACTGCTGGTCCTGCGCTTAACCCGTTGATCAAGGTCATGAACCTGGTCGCTCTTTTAATTGCCCCGATTATCGTTCAAGATATATCAACAGCAACGAGAACAACCATTGTTGTTATTGCTGTTGCAGCGCTAGCTGGCGCAGTTATGTTCAGCAAGCGCGGCAGCTTGGTCGATGATAAAGCCGCCATGGCTGAGGCTACTAAGGGAATGGACAAACTTCATAACTAGAACAAAAAATCAATCTGGGACAAAGAGTAACTTCATTTGACCCAGAAACTCTAATCAAGGCCGTCTCTTTTGAGACGGCCTTGATCTTTTCAAGGGGGATTACGGCAGCTATCCGTATCCCTAATCGAAGGGCGGGTAGGATGTCAGCCACAAGCATCCTTGCAATGACACTGATGGGGTATGCCGTTATCCTCTTATTATCACTTTTTATATA of the bacterium genome contains:
- a CDS encoding sodium-translocating pyrophosphatase is translated as MFIPITKQVKNDSAAPWMRRLFTTLVTALLAAICSSAFASEAVSLPPFESYEGAMRIVYLVLVFGFISVGFGLYWLIKINKQSPGTAKMQEVGKAIQDGAFAYLKQQVTTMAPLVILIAIGLFFLFRGQTDAGYDQALAAGVAVAFLLGVAASYLAGYVGMSMAVKANQRTANKARTTFKGALETAFQAGAVSGMMTVGLGLIGACVIFIVYKHQAMLVLIGFGFGGSLAALFMRVGGGIFTKAADVGADLVGKVEAGIPEDDPRNPATIADNVGDNVGDCAGMAADVFESYEVTLVAAIILGAAVVPVAIWGGNPDLMKMALMLTLYPLIIRAAGVVASVIGVFSVRGKDDVNLDPMKPINHGFTVSSLVSLVGFAICSYVMFKDGFTVGDTTYEWWRFFLCTATGIGLALVIGRMTEYFTSTHKKPVQEITLASKTGPATMIISGFASGLESSVWSVLAISVSLAASLIIFSGNAMLAAYGVALSGLGLLATTGYILAMDTFGPITDNANGIFEMSGVLEEDKKNPDFKGGALPGDKIVHRLDAVGNTTKALTKGFAIATAVIAAVSLFRSFMADADLLSFGIRLDIPAVFIGLLIGGAAPFLFSAFAINAVGRTAGQLIAEVRRQFHSDPGIMAGTSKPDYARCVKIVTAGAQKELLGPGILAISLPVLVGFGLGFFTTDVTNSEGVAMTAAQVGAAGLGGYLAGAIISGQLMAVLLSNSGGAWDNAKKLIEDGWFGGKGTENHKAGVICDTVGDPFKDTAGPALNPLIKVMNLVALLIAPIIVQDISTATRTTIVVIAVAALAGAVMFSKRGSLVDDKAAMAEATKGMDKLHN